From the genome of Turicibacter faecis, one region includes:
- a CDS encoding M18 family aminopeptidase, translating into MVKQSATDLIEFLYESPTAFHSVLNVEKYLSSEGYMELNESDVWSLKAKGKYFVKKNDSALIAFEIGTGDLKKEGIRMIGAHTDSPGFRVKSNAEMVVEGTYLKLNTEGYGGAILYTWFDRPLGLAGKVMLKGETPFAPCTKLININKPLLIIPSLAIHMNRAVNEGLEVNKQKHTLPLLGLVNDYFEKDNYLVKLIADELSVDYRDILGFELSLYEYEKGCLVGVEEEFISCGGLDDMWMVYSGVKALIESPEIKATKMMICIDNEEIGSLTAQGANSAFILNIIERVTMALGLNREGMYQTLANSVMISADLAHAVHPNYPEKHDPTNRPVLGGGPVLKIASSGSYSTDSRCAAIFESLCQVAEVPYQKFYNRSDVRGGTTIGPITSSSLTIPVIDMGSPLLGMHSIRELAAVKDHEYVIKLFKTFYSL; encoded by the coding sequence ATGGTTAAACAATCAGCTACTGACTTAATTGAGTTCTTATATGAAAGCCCAACTGCTTTTCATAGTGTATTAAATGTAGAGAAGTATTTATCCTCTGAAGGGTACATGGAGTTAAATGAATCTGATGTTTGGAGTTTAAAGGCTAAAGGAAAGTACTTTGTCAAAAAAAATGATTCTGCTTTAATTGCCTTTGAAATTGGAACAGGTGATCTTAAGAAAGAGGGGATTCGTATGATTGGTGCGCATACCGATTCACCTGGTTTTAGGGTTAAGTCTAATGCAGAAATGGTTGTGGAAGGAACGTATTTAAAACTAAATACTGAAGGTTATGGTGGCGCAATTTTATATACATGGTTTGATCGGCCACTTGGATTAGCGGGGAAAGTCATGTTGAAGGGGGAAACTCCATTCGCACCATGCACTAAGCTAATTAATATAAATAAACCTTTATTAATTATTCCTAGTTTAGCTATTCATATGAATCGAGCAGTTAATGAAGGGCTTGAAGTAAACAAGCAGAAACATACGTTACCTTTACTTGGACTTGTCAATGATTACTTTGAAAAGGATAACTATCTGGTGAAATTAATTGCGGATGAATTATCTGTTGATTACCGAGATATTTTAGGATTTGAATTATCGTTGTATGAGTATGAAAAAGGATGTTTAGTCGGTGTTGAGGAAGAATTTATTTCTTGCGGTGGGTTAGACGATATGTGGATGGTGTATTCAGGTGTTAAGGCTTTAATTGAAAGTCCCGAAATTAAGGCAACCAAAATGATGATTTGTATTGATAATGAGGAAATTGGAAGTTTAACAGCACAGGGAGCTAATTCTGCCTTTATTTTAAATATTATTGAGCGCGTTACAATGGCTCTAGGGCTTAATCGGGAGGGAATGTATCAGACACTTGCAAATTCGGTGATGATTTCCGCTGATTTAGCACATGCGGTTCATCCAAATTATCCGGAAAAACACGACCCAACTAATCGCCCAGTACTTGGAGGGGGACCCGTTCTTAAGATAGCATCGTCAGGTTCTTATAGTACAGATAGTCGCTGTGCTGCTATTTTTGAATCACTTTGTCAGGTTGCAGAAGTCCCTTATCAAAAATTTTATAATCGCTCGGATGTTCGTGGTGGTACAACAATTGGTCCGATTACATCTTCTAGTTTAACTATTCCGGTGATTGATATGGGAAGTCCCTTATTAGGGATGCACTCGATTCGTGAATTAGCAGCAGTAAAGGACCACGAGTACGTCATCAAATTATTTAAAACCTTTTATAGTCTATAA
- the yidD gene encoding membrane protein insertion efficiency factor YidD, which translates to MKTLLIKLIRFYQKYISVQTGPNCRFIPTCSQYAIEAIESHGALKGGWLAIRRILRCNPFGKMGYDPVPQKKKKK; encoded by the coding sequence ATGAAAACTCTACTGATTAAACTCATTCGATTTTATCAAAAATACATTTCCGTTCAAACAGGACCTAACTGCCGCTTTATTCCGACCTGTTCGCAATATGCTATCGAGGCTATCGAATCTCATGGGGCGTTAAAAGGAGGATGGCTAGCAATCCGAAGAATTTTAAGGTGTAACCCCTTTGGAAAAATGGGATATGATCCTGTTCCACAGAAAAAAAAGAAAAAATAA
- a CDS encoding NifU family protein: MNETEKQIVEILEKLRPYLQRDGGDVEYVKFEDGIVYVQMLGACVGCASMDSTLKDGIEQILLEEVPGVIGVENVDEYLM; this comes from the coding sequence ATGAATGAAACAGAAAAACAGATTGTTGAGATTTTAGAAAAGTTAAGACCGTATCTCCAACGTGATGGTGGAGACGTAGAGTATGTAAAGTTTGAAGATGGGATCGTTTATGTTCAGATGTTAGGTGCTTGTGTGGGATGTGCTTCTATGGATTCTACTTTAAAAGATGGGATTGAACAGATCTTATTAGAAGAAGTCCCAGGTGTTATCGGTGTTGAGAATGTTGATGAATATTTAATGTAA
- a CDS encoding NAD(P)/FAD-dependent oxidoreductase, with protein MKNEIYDLTIIGGGPVGIYGAFYAGMHGMRTKIIDALPELGGQLAALYPEKYIYDLPGHPKIKAGEMVEQLKVQMNQFTDRIDVVTNTNVKTVEKLEDGTFKICTDQECHYSRSIVITAGNGAFTPRKLDVGGAEQFTNIHYFVSTMETFKGKDVVIFGGGDSAVDWALMLDGVAKSVSIVHRRNEFRAHASSVERLKQANVTCLTPYIAKDVMGQGDRANQVELINVDTEETKILSVDEIIVLYGFISSLGPIKNWDIELEKNALRVDITQQTSVSGIFAAGDACTFDGKIKMITTGFGEVVVAINAAIAYAYPDKVHRHKHSSAMMK; from the coding sequence ATGAAAAATGAAATTTATGATTTAACAATTATTGGCGGAGGCCCCGTAGGAATTTACGGAGCATTTTACGCGGGAATGCACGGAATGAGAACGAAGATTATTGATGCATTACCAGAGCTTGGGGGGCAACTTGCAGCACTCTATCCAGAAAAATATATCTATGACTTACCAGGGCACCCAAAAATTAAAGCGGGGGAAATGGTTGAACAATTAAAGGTGCAAATGAATCAGTTTACAGATCGTATTGATGTCGTCACAAATACGAATGTGAAGACGGTTGAAAAGTTAGAAGATGGAACCTTTAAAATTTGTACGGATCAAGAATGTCATTATTCACGTTCTATTGTTATTACCGCCGGAAATGGAGCCTTTACACCTCGAAAGTTAGATGTTGGAGGTGCTGAACAGTTTACTAATATCCACTATTTTGTATCGACAATGGAGACATTTAAAGGAAAAGATGTTGTTATTTTTGGTGGGGGAGACTCAGCAGTTGACTGGGCGTTAATGCTTGATGGTGTTGCTAAAAGTGTGTCTATTGTTCATCGACGTAATGAATTTAGAGCACATGCGTCTAGCGTTGAAAGGTTAAAACAAGCGAATGTTACTTGTTTAACTCCATACATTGCTAAAGATGTGATGGGACAGGGCGATCGTGCGAATCAAGTAGAGCTGATTAATGTAGATACAGAGGAAACAAAAATCCTTTCGGTAGATGAAATTATTGTTTTATACGGATTTATCTCATCGTTAGGGCCAATTAAGAATTGGGATATTGAATTAGAAAAAAATGCGTTGCGTGTAGATATCACTCAACAGACGAGTGTAAGTGGTATTTTTGCAGCAGGAGATGCTTGTACCTTTGATGGGAAAATTAAAATGATTACGACTGGATTTGGTGAGGTTGTTGTAGCCATTAATGCTGCAATCGCGTATGCTTATCCGGATAAGGTGCATCGCCATAAACATAGTTCGGCGATGATGAAATAA
- a CDS encoding divergent PAP2 family protein codes for MWLNYALECAILANILAQVIKVPLHLLMKRQWQPMLIFSTGGMPSSHSAFVAALTTAVAVLDGFHSTTFAISFCLASVVIYDAMGIRRHAGEHAKLLNHLIDDLVNSGNVLFFQDKTYQTKLKELLGHEPLETLAGTLFGIAIALIYGWCLHLI; via the coding sequence ATGTGGTTAAACTATGCTTTAGAGTGCGCTATTTTAGCGAATATTTTAGCACAGGTGATTAAGGTACCTCTTCACTTGCTCATGAAAAGGCAATGGCAACCGATGCTCATTTTTTCAACTGGAGGAATGCCAAGCTCACATTCTGCTTTTGTTGCAGCACTCACGACGGCCGTTGCCGTTTTAGATGGTTTTCATTCAACCACATTTGCTATCTCTTTTTGTTTAGCTTCGGTTGTCATATATGATGCAATGGGGATTAGACGCCATGCGGGAGAGCATGCTAAGCTACTAAATCATTTAATTGATGATTTAGTTAATAGCGGCAATGTGTTGTTTTTTCAGGATAAAACTTATCAAACAAAGCTAAAAGAATTACTTGGCCATGAACCATTAGAAACACTGGCTGGTACGTTATTTGGAATAGCGATTGCTTTAATTTATGGATGGTGTTTACACCTCATCTAG
- a CDS encoding glucose-6-phosphate isomerase: MGKFLSFNYENAASFVAQHELDYATELVNVLHKRIHEQTGAGNDFLGWVDLPESYDKDEFARIQKAAAKIQSDSDVLLVIGIGGSYLGARAAIEALNNHFYNLQDKTTRKAPQIIFVGHHISSTYVQELVEYLVDKTFSINVISKSGTTTEPAIAFRVFKKLLIEKVGREEANKRIYATTDAQKGALKTLATSEGYESFIVPDNVGGRFSVLTAVGLLPIAVSGINIEEMMRGANDARQEYANPNLAENEAYQYAVIRNALYSKGKTIEMLINYEPALLYFNEWWKQLFGESEGKDQKGIFPASASFSTDLHSMGQFIQEGRRDLFETVINVVKPTREVVLEAEETDLDGLNYLAGQTIDFVNKKAFQGTLLAHVDGGVPNLIIDVPELSAYSFGYLVYFFEKACAMSGYILGVNPFNQPGVEAYKKNMFALLGKPGNEALKAELEARLK, from the coding sequence ATGGGAAAATTCCTATCATTTAATTATGAGAACGCAGCGTCTTTTGTTGCACAACATGAACTAGATTATGCAACTGAATTAGTGAATGTACTTCATAAACGAATTCATGAGCAAACTGGAGCAGGTAATGACTTTTTAGGATGGGTTGACTTACCTGAATCTTACGATAAAGATGAATTTGCTCGTATTCAAAAAGCAGCTGCTAAAATTCAATCTGATTCAGACGTTTTATTAGTTATCGGAATCGGAGGATCTTACCTTGGAGCTCGCGCAGCAATTGAGGCATTAAATAACCACTTTTATAACTTACAAGATAAGACAACACGTAAAGCACCACAAATTATTTTTGTTGGGCATCATATTTCTTCGACATATGTTCAAGAATTAGTTGAATATTTAGTGGATAAAACATTCTCAATTAACGTTATCTCAAAATCAGGGACAACAACTGAGCCAGCAATTGCTTTCCGTGTGTTTAAAAAATTATTAATTGAAAAAGTAGGACGTGAAGAAGCAAATAAACGTATTTATGCAACAACTGATGCACAAAAAGGAGCTTTAAAAACATTAGCAACAAGTGAAGGATATGAATCATTTATCGTTCCAGATAATGTTGGTGGACGTTTCTCAGTATTAACAGCGGTAGGTTTATTACCGATTGCCGTTAGTGGAATTAATATTGAGGAAATGATGAGAGGGGCAAACGATGCTCGTCAAGAATATGCTAACCCTAACTTAGCAGAAAATGAAGCTTATCAATATGCTGTTATCCGTAATGCGTTATACTCAAAAGGTAAAACGATTGAAATGTTAATTAACTACGAACCAGCGTTACTTTACTTTAATGAATGGTGGAAACAATTATTTGGAGAATCTGAGGGTAAAGACCAAAAAGGAATTTTCCCAGCTTCAGCTTCATTCTCAACAGATTTACATTCAATGGGACAGTTTATTCAAGAAGGTCGTCGTGACTTATTCGAAACTGTTATTAATGTTGTAAAACCAACTCGTGAAGTGGTATTAGAGGCCGAAGAAACTGATTTAGACGGATTAAATTATTTAGCTGGTCAAACCATTGACTTCGTTAATAAAAAGGCATTCCAAGGAACGTTATTAGCACACGTTGATGGAGGAGTACCAAATCTTATTATCGATGTTCCTGAATTATCAGCATATAGCTTTGGATATTTAGTTTACTTCTTTGAAAAAGCATGTGCAATGAGTGGTTATATTTTAGGAGTAAATCCATTTAATCAACCAGGTGTAGAGGCCTACAAGAAAAATATGTTTGCTTTACTTGGAAAACCAGGTAATGAAGCATTAAAAGCAGAGTTAGAAGCACGTTTAAAATAA
- a CDS encoding ABC-F family ATP-binding cassette domain-containing protein, which yields MTIENISKSYSVKTLLKNISFGISEGEKIGIIGVNGTGKSTLLKIIAGVETPETGKITKGNRVRVEYLSQNPNFDEEASVLEQVFKGNSKEMQLLREYQEILETLQTHYDDKINERLLKVQDQIDRLNLWDLESEAKSVLTKLGIINFSQKVKELSGGQKKRVALASALITPCELLILDEPTNHLDNETISKLEDHLNSRKGALLMITHDRYFLDRVTNRIIELDHGNLYSYDGNYSLFLEKKMERLQLEAAMEDKRQNLLRKELAWVRRGAQARSTKQKARLQRFDELKNKEKPTNQESIDISVASTRLGRKIMEFNHLHKSFDGRCLIEDLDYTLARTDRIGIVGPNGIGKSTLINLIRGKIAPDSGSIEIGETVKIGCFAQESEEMNPNLRAIDYIKEKREYIETADGTRITASQMCERFLFDGHLQYSQIGTLSGGERRRLYLLRILMDAPNVLLLDEPTNDLDIDTLRRLEDYLDDFNGIVITVSHDRYFLDRVCNKIFAYEGEGKITIYTGNYSDYLVFKEANPSKNEITSENKNKEASKSKPRREKKLKFTFQEQKEFETIDDEIATLEEKIEQFNQELIKHATDYVKLQDIMAQKEIIEEELAHKYERWEYLNQLAEEIENKSK from the coding sequence ATGACAATTGAAAATATAAGCAAAAGTTACTCAGTAAAAACGTTACTTAAAAACATCTCATTTGGGATTAGTGAAGGCGAGAAAATAGGGATTATTGGGGTTAATGGAACCGGAAAATCAACGCTTCTTAAAATTATTGCGGGTGTCGAGACCCCTGAAACAGGGAAAATTACCAAGGGAAATCGGGTACGAGTAGAATATTTATCACAAAATCCAAACTTTGACGAAGAGGCATCCGTTTTAGAGCAAGTATTCAAGGGAAATTCTAAGGAAATGCAACTTTTACGAGAATATCAAGAGATCCTTGAAACTTTGCAAACTCATTACGATGATAAAATAAATGAAAGACTTTTAAAAGTTCAGGATCAAATTGACCGTTTAAACCTATGGGATTTAGAAAGTGAAGCGAAATCCGTATTAACAAAATTAGGCATTATTAATTTTTCCCAAAAAGTAAAGGAATTATCGGGGGGACAAAAAAAGCGAGTTGCACTCGCATCGGCACTCATTACCCCATGTGAGCTATTGATTTTAGATGAGCCTACCAATCACCTGGATAACGAAACAATATCTAAATTAGAAGATCATTTAAATAGTCGTAAAGGGGCCCTTCTTATGATCACGCACGACCGTTATTTTCTTGATCGGGTTACCAATCGTATTATTGAGCTTGATCACGGAAACCTCTATAGCTATGATGGGAACTATTCTCTATTTCTTGAAAAGAAGATGGAACGTCTTCAACTTGAAGCGGCGATGGAAGATAAGCGACAAAATTTACTTCGAAAAGAGTTAGCCTGGGTTAGACGGGGAGCCCAAGCCCGTTCCACAAAACAAAAAGCACGATTACAGCGTTTTGATGAACTAAAAAATAAAGAGAAACCTACCAATCAAGAAAGCATTGATATTTCAGTCGCATCTACACGATTAGGTCGAAAAATAATGGAATTCAATCATCTCCATAAATCTTTTGATGGCCGTTGTCTGATTGAAGATCTCGATTACACATTAGCAAGAACAGACCGTATCGGAATTGTTGGACCAAATGGAATCGGTAAATCAACACTTATTAACCTTATTCGCGGAAAAATAGCTCCGGATAGTGGAAGCATCGAAATCGGAGAAACAGTTAAAATTGGTTGTTTCGCCCAAGAGAGTGAGGAAATGAACCCTAACCTCCGAGCGATTGATTATATTAAAGAAAAACGTGAATACATTGAAACAGCTGATGGAACACGTATTACCGCTTCACAGATGTGCGAACGATTCCTCTTCGATGGGCACCTCCAATATTCTCAAATTGGAACTCTATCTGGGGGCGAAAGACGTCGTCTCTACCTACTCCGTATTCTAATGGATGCTCCTAACGTACTCCTCCTTGATGAACCTACCAATGATCTTGATATCGATACTTTACGTCGTCTTGAAGATTATCTTGATGATTTTAACGGAATTGTCATAACCGTTTCCCATGACCGTTACTTCCTCGACCGAGTTTGTAATAAAATATTTGCTTATGAAGGCGAGGGGAAAATTACCATCTATACTGGAAATTATAGTGACTACCTTGTCTTCAAAGAAGCAAATCCCTCAAAAAACGAAATCACGAGTGAGAACAAAAATAAGGAAGCAAGTAAATCTAAGCCACGTCGTGAAAAAAAATTAAAATTTACATTCCAAGAACAAAAGGAGTTTGAAACCATTGATGATGAAATTGCTACATTAGAGGAAAAGATAGAGCAATTTAATCAGGAATTAATCAAACATGCCACTGATTATGTGAAACTTCAGGATATTATGGCACAAAAAGAAATAATAGAGGAAGAATTAGCCCATAAATATGAGCGATGGGAATACTTAAATCAATTAGCTGAAGAAATTGAAAATAAAAGTAAGTAA
- a CDS encoding phosphatidylglycerophosphatase A family protein, whose amino-acid sequence MERKELEELVIRKINDRGVTLEQIAELTYFLQSSYYEGLTLDICLENVRSVLKKREVQNAVLTGIRLDELAEMNMLGDPLQQMVDHDYSLYGIDEVLAFSILNVYGSIGFTNYGYIDKLKPGILGEIDRSGKKDGCCQTFMDDLVGAIAAAAASRIAHRRQQ is encoded by the coding sequence ATGGAACGAAAAGAATTAGAAGAATTAGTTATTCGTAAAATTAATGATAGAGGGGTAACGCTTGAACAAATTGCAGAATTAACCTATTTTTTACAATCAAGTTATTATGAGGGGTTAACGCTTGATATTTGTTTAGAAAATGTGCGTTCTGTGTTAAAGAAACGTGAGGTTCAAAATGCAGTTTTAACAGGGATAAGACTGGATGAATTAGCAGAAATGAACATGTTAGGGGATCCATTACAACAGATGGTTGATCATGACTATTCTTTATATGGAATTGATGAGGTCTTAGCTTTTTCGATTTTAAACGTTTATGGATCGATTGGTTTTACTAATTATGGATATATAGATAAATTAAAACCTGGTATTTTAGGCGAAATTGATAGAAGTGGTAAAAAAGATGGGTGTTGTCAAACGTTTATGGATGATTTAGTGGGCGCGATTGCTGCCGCGGCAGCGAGTCGCATCGCCCATCGCCGTCAGCAATAA
- a CDS encoding trimeric intracellular cation channel family protein, with amino-acid sequence MELISFLEYIGVFVFAASGAICAIENRMDFFGILTLAAVTAMGGGVIRDVVTNIGIPALFSDYISIGIILLSTTLTIIFRGKIKWKTSFLLLDAIGLAVFTVAAGMKAIELHYNFLTFIFVSLITAIGGGVVRDILSKRVPIILKREIYAVASLIGSTVFWIISPWIGIYLSSYLCLTLIFMIRIFTYYYHIHLPYIENGKIIFYFNQKKSDD; translated from the coding sequence ATGGAACTCATTTCTTTTTTAGAATATATTGGCGTGTTTGTGTTCGCCGCTTCTGGGGCAATCTGTGCCATCGAAAATAGGATGGATTTCTTCGGAATATTAACCTTAGCCGCTGTAACAGCAATGGGCGGTGGTGTCATTCGTGATGTTGTAACGAATATCGGAATTCCTGCATTATTTTCAGACTATATATCAATAGGAATTATCCTTCTTTCAACCACGTTGACTATTATCTTTCGTGGTAAAATAAAATGGAAAACTTCATTTCTTCTTTTAGATGCGATTGGTTTAGCCGTTTTTACCGTTGCTGCGGGCATGAAAGCCATTGAACTACATTATAACTTCTTAACCTTTATCTTTGTTTCCCTTATCACAGCAATAGGGGGTGGCGTCGTTCGTGACATTCTTTCTAAAAGAGTCCCAATTATTTTAAAAAGAGAAATATATGCGGTTGCCTCCCTCATTGGATCTACTGTGTTTTGGATAATAAGTCCTTGGATTGGTATTTATCTGAGCTCCTATCTCTGCCTTACTCTTATCTTTATGATCCGTATTTTTACTTACTATTATCATATTCACTTGCCGTATATTGAAAACGGAAAAATCATCTTTTACTTTAATCAAAAAAAATCCGATGATTGA
- the cysE gene encoding serine O-acetyltransferase translates to MREYFDSIKRRDPAARNIFQIILLYPGVQAIFWYRIAHFLYQHHFKLLAEMMMFIVRCVLNIEIHPAATIGKRLFIDHGTGVVIGATSVIGDDVTMYHGVTLGGVGRGDSSGKRHPTVEDGVTIGAGAKVLGNITLGQGCMIGANAVVLKDVPPRKTSVGVPSAVKK, encoded by the coding sequence GTGAGAGAATATTTTGACTCAATTAAGCGAAGGGACCCTGCTGCGCGAAATATTTTTCAGATTATTTTATTATATCCTGGGGTTCAAGCTATTTTCTGGTATCGCATAGCTCACTTTTTATATCAACATCATTTCAAGCTGTTAGCTGAGATGATGATGTTTATTGTTAGATGTGTTTTGAATATTGAGATTCATCCGGCTGCTACCATCGGTAAACGTTTATTTATCGACCATGGCACTGGTGTTGTGATAGGGGCAACGAGTGTGATTGGGGATGATGTAACAATGTATCACGGGGTTACTCTCGGGGGAGTTGGACGTGGGGACTCGAGTGGGAAGCGACATCCGACCGTTGAAGATGGGGTTACAATTGGTGCAGGTGCAAAGGTTCTTGGGAATATTACCCTAGGACAAGGCTGCATGATAGGAGCAAATGCCGTTGTGTTAAAGGATGTGCCTCCAAGAAAAACGTCGGTTGGTGTTCCTAGTGCAGTGAAAAAGTAA
- a CDS encoding IS30 family transposase, giving the protein MSYKHLNTFERTRIEVLSKMGYSTRQIAGQLNRHHSTIARELKRNTQKTYQAELADELAEQRRLVCHRPETKSEEVIQTIQHYLKLTWSPEQISNTVLKGVISFKTIYRWIYDGTILLGDLSCLRQKGKRRKPRETRGRFNIGTSIHQRPKEVKKRQAFGHWELDTVVSSRGKSKGCLATFIERQTRFYVTVKIENRSASEMYRAISELYEHFPKDTFKTYTVDRGKEFACYSKVEADLKVPVYFADAYSSWQRGSNENANGLLREFFPKKTDLARVSEKEIDEALLLINHRPRKCLGWKTSFELFHEKLSHLY; this is encoded by the coding sequence ATGAGTTATAAACATCTTAACACATTTGAGCGTACACGTATAGAAGTTCTTTCAAAAATGGGTTATTCAACGAGACAAATTGCGGGGCAATTAAATCGTCATCATTCAACCATTGCTCGTGAACTAAAACGAAATACTCAAAAGACGTATCAAGCAGAGCTAGCAGATGAATTAGCCGAGCAACGTCGCTTAGTTTGTCATCGTCCAGAGACCAAATCTGAAGAAGTTATTCAAACCATCCAACATTATTTAAAGTTAACCTGGTCGCCTGAACAAATTTCTAATACGGTTTTAAAGGGTGTTATTTCATTCAAAACTATTTATCGTTGGATTTATGACGGAACGATTTTGTTAGGGGATTTAAGCTGTTTAAGGCAAAAGGGAAAACGCCGAAAACCACGAGAAACACGCGGACGATTTAACATTGGGACATCAATTCATCAACGTCCGAAAGAGGTAAAAAAACGTCAGGCATTTGGTCATTGGGAACTTGATACAGTTGTTTCAAGCCGTGGTAAAAGTAAAGGATGTTTAGCTACATTTATTGAACGTCAAACACGATTTTATGTCACCGTTAAAATCGAAAATCGCTCAGCATCTGAAATGTACCGAGCGATTAGTGAGTTATATGAACATTTTCCTAAAGACACCTTTAAAACTTATACCGTTGATCGAGGAAAAGAGTTTGCTTGTTATTCCAAAGTAGAAGCAGATTTAAAGGTTCCTGTTTACTTCGCTGACGCCTATTCCTCTTGGCAAAGAGGAAGTAATGAAAATGCCAATGGTCTTCTTCGAGAATTCTTTCCGAAGAAGACGGACTTAGCACGAGTTAGTGAGAAAGAGATTGATGAAGCCCTCCTCCTCATTAATCATCGACCACGAAAATGCTTAGGTTGGAAAACTTCATTCGAGCTATTTCATGAGAAACTGTCGCATTTGTATTGA
- a CDS encoding CvfD/Ygs/GSP13 family RNA-binding post-transcriptional regulator → MKIKEGSIVRGKVTGIQPYGAFVQLSDECQGLIHISELSDGYVKDIRDFVNIGQYIDVKILKFDSDNRQARLTLKGISNYSGRNNRMKASNFETSNGFAPLAQHLPIWIRDSLDKIARVNKED, encoded by the coding sequence ATGAAAATCAAAGAAGGGAGTATCGTACGAGGAAAGGTCACAGGTATTCAACCTTATGGAGCGTTTGTCCAGTTGAGTGATGAGTGCCAGGGGCTTATTCACATTTCAGAATTATCTGATGGATATGTCAAGGATATACGTGATTTTGTGAATATCGGTCAGTATATTGATGTAAAAATTCTTAAGTTTGACTCTGACAACCGACAAGCACGGTTAACTTTAAAAGGAATTTCCAATTATAGTGGCCGAAATAATCGTATGAAGGCCTCTAATTTTGAGACTTCGAATGGATTTGCACCGCTTGCCCAACACTTACCCATTTGGATTCGAGATTCACTCGATAAAATAGCAAGGGTTAACAAGGAGGACTAG
- the cwlD gene encoding N-acetylmuramoyl-L-alanine amidase CwlD, whose product MKKTISIMLLVIVLFLSFIPVILGKYQDKWNNKSSVTVVLDAGHGGKDGGASSAGGVIEKEIVLSITKKVEDYLKLQGVNVVLTRDGDYDLASKEAKKRKVEDLSKRVQIMNSQENGIVVSIHANAINNSSWSGAQTFYDPKKVENKQLATAIMMSMKNNLQTTTREAKAISSLFILKNSTVPSTLVEIGFLSNPAEAEKLGTEEYQDEIAYAIYEGILSYLDNPDMKVE is encoded by the coding sequence ATGAAGAAAACAATAAGTATAATGTTATTAGTAATCGTGTTGTTTTTAAGCTTTATTCCAGTTATACTAGGAAAGTATCAAGATAAGTGGAATAATAAATCGTCAGTGACGGTAGTTTTAGATGCGGGACATGGTGGAAAAGATGGTGGGGCCTCATCAGCAGGTGGTGTCATTGAAAAGGAGATTGTTCTATCTATTACGAAAAAAGTAGAGGATTATTTAAAGCTTCAAGGTGTTAATGTAGTACTGACACGAGATGGAGATTATGATCTAGCTTCTAAAGAGGCTAAGAAAAGAAAAGTGGAGGATTTAAGTAAACGTGTGCAAATTATGAATAGTCAAGAAAATGGAATTGTTGTTTCTATTCATGCGAATGCTATTAATAATAGCTCATGGTCTGGGGCACAAACTTTTTACGATCCGAAGAAGGTAGAAAATAAACAGTTAGCCACAGCTATTATGATGAGTATGAAAAATAATTTACAGACGACAACAAGAGAGGCAAAAGCTATTTCAAGTTTATTTATTTTAAAAAATTCTACCGTTCCATCTACATTAGTTGAAATTGGGTTTTTATCTAATCCAGCCGAGGCGGAAAAATTAGGTACAGAGGAATATCAAGATGAAATTGCTTATGCCATTTATGAGGGGATCTTATCTTATTTAGATAATCCTGATATGAAGGTTGAATAG